One Oceanicoccus sagamiensis genomic region harbors:
- a CDS encoding flavin reductase family protein, which yields MSLDSREFRNALGTFATGVCVITANPEGYEPFGMTVNSFASVSLDPALVLWSLQNNSECLPAFEKADKFAINILAADQSDLSNLYAKKGDHVLAPEHYRIGKSGSPVVRGVVTTFECNVWARYPGGDHVILVGEVTDMENNPNKQPLLFNAGQYRELR from the coding sequence ATGAGTCTTGATAGCCGCGAGTTTCGCAATGCCCTGGGAACATTTGCCACCGGTGTCTGTGTGATCACAGCCAACCCTGAAGGCTATGAGCCTTTTGGTATGACTGTAAATTCTTTTGCCTCAGTGTCATTGGATCCGGCACTGGTACTTTGGAGCTTGCAGAATAATTCTGAATGTCTGCCAGCGTTTGAAAAGGCCGATAAATTTGCCATCAATATTCTGGCGGCTGACCAGTCTGATCTATCAAATCTCTACGCTAAGAAGGGTGACCATGTATTGGCCCCTGAGCACTACCGTATTGGTAAGTCGGGTTCTCCCGTAGTCCGCGGCGTAGTTACCACCTTTGAATGTAATGTCTGGGCCCGTTACCCCGGTGGCGACCATGTTATTTTAGTCGGTGAAGTGACTGATATGGAAAATAACCCCAATAAACAACCTCTGTTGTTTAATGCCGGTCAATACCGCGAATTACGCTAA
- a CDS encoding MFS transporter, with amino-acid sequence MFSSSASVPYWRLSSFYFFYFALVGAWMPFWPLYLQENGFNAADIGYLAGILMATKIVAPNIWGWLADKTGRRMSIIRAGSLIALVIFLGLFWNIDSFWWMAIIIAGYSFFWNAVLAQFEVVTLSHLGTRYQRYSQIRVWGSIGFIIAVTLLGYSFDYLSISWLPWVIVFLLLGIWLSSLTVNEKEPLQTSDSERRSLKSVLKQPAVIAFLIACFLLQVSHGPYYTFFSVYLEDHGYSRTVTGLLWSLGVLAEVVVFIVMHKLLQRFSLRQIMFTSLILAVIRWLLLGFYVDDWLIVIIAQLMHAATFGSYHAFAVEMVRRFFTGGLEGQGMAMYSGLSFGAGGAVGAVLSGWVWEISPQITFVAAAVACVLATLVSCWVTEHSRVDYNPPSPLH; translated from the coding sequence ATGTTTAGCAGCAGTGCGTCAGTCCCTTACTGGCGCCTTTCCAGTTTTTATTTTTTCTACTTTGCGCTGGTCGGCGCATGGATGCCGTTCTGGCCGCTGTATTTACAAGAAAATGGTTTTAATGCTGCCGATATAGGTTATCTGGCCGGTATTTTAATGGCCACAAAAATTGTCGCGCCCAATATCTGGGGTTGGTTAGCGGATAAAACCGGCCGGCGCATGTCAATTATCCGTGCCGGTTCGCTAATCGCATTAGTGATCTTTTTGGGTTTATTCTGGAATATTGATAGCTTCTGGTGGATGGCCATTATTATTGCCGGTTACAGCTTTTTCTGGAATGCGGTGCTGGCGCAGTTTGAAGTGGTCACCCTGTCCCATTTAGGGACGCGCTATCAGCGCTATAGCCAAATCAGAGTCTGGGGTTCGATTGGTTTTATTATTGCCGTAACTCTGCTCGGTTATAGTTTTGATTATCTGTCTATCTCCTGGTTGCCCTGGGTGATTGTATTTTTATTATTGGGTATTTGGCTAAGCAGCTTAACAGTTAATGAAAAAGAGCCATTACAAACCAGCGATAGTGAGCGACGCTCTTTAAAGTCAGTACTTAAACAACCTGCCGTTATTGCTTTTCTAATTGCCTGTTTTCTATTGCAGGTTTCCCACGGCCCTTATTACACCTTCTTTAGTGTTTACCTTGAAGACCATGGTTACAGCCGCACGGTCACCGGTTTGCTGTGGTCGCTAGGAGTTCTGGCTGAGGTGGTGGTCTTTATCGTGATGCATAAATTGCTGCAACGGTTTAGCCTGCGGCAGATTATGTTTACCAGCTTAATACTGGCGGTGATTCGCTGGTTATTGCTGGGCTTTTATGTCGATGATTGGCTGATTGTTATTATCGCCCAGCTAATGCATGCAGCGACCTTTGGCAGCTACCATGCCTTTGCGGTAGAAATGGTTCGTCGCTTTTTTACCGGCGGCCTTGAAGGGCAGGGCATGGCAATGTACAGCGGCCTCAGTTTTGGTGCCGGGGGTGCTGTAGGGGCGGTTTTAAGTGGCTGGGTCTGGGAGATCAGCCCCCAGATTACCTTTGTCGCTGCCGCAGTGGCTTGTGTACTGGCTACCCTCGTGTCCTGCTGGGTCACCGAACACAGTAGGGTGGATTATAATCCACCATCCCCTCTTCATTAA
- a CDS encoding tetratricopeptide repeat protein: MTDDTALEPVVLDQAIADKTRELCQQGYTLFDSGDIKGAIRSFYSAWTLIPKPQTQWQEAGWVLTALGDAYFTKGDYDNGREALMSALHCPKAMGNPIIHLRLGQCFFELGQTEKAAQQFDLVRNHGGEDLIAKQDPKYFN; the protein is encoded by the coding sequence ATGACCGATGATACCGCCCTGGAGCCTGTCGTATTAGATCAGGCCATTGCCGATAAAACCCGCGAGCTATGCCAGCAGGGTTATACGCTATTTGATAGCGGCGATATTAAAGGCGCTATCCGCAGTTTTTACTCAGCCTGGACTTTAATCCCCAAACCACAAACCCAATGGCAGGAAGCTGGCTGGGTACTAACCGCTTTAGGTGATGCTTATTTTACCAAAGGCGATTATGACAATGGCCGTGAGGCTCTGATGTCTGCCCTGCACTGCCCTAAAGCCATGGGCAACCCCATCATTCACCTGCGGCTGGGGCAATGCTTTTTTGAATTGGGCCAAACGGAAAAAGCTGCCCAGCAGTTTGATCTGGTCAGAAATCACGGTGGCGAGGATTTAATCGCCAAACAAGACCCCAAATACTTTAATTAG
- a CDS encoding NUDIX hydrolase: MKYCSECGQTVSKKIPEGEDRLRYVCTSCDTIHYQNPRIIVGTLPVYGEQVLLCRRAIEPRKGFWTLPAGFMENGETTLEGAVRESWEEARANLGNENLYRLFDLPYINQVYMFYRADLADLNFSAGPESLDVALFDEADIPWDEIAFPVVADTLREFFEDRKQGVYPVRVSNTEPVWHKEKS, from the coding sequence ATGAAATATTGCAGTGAATGCGGGCAGACCGTCAGCAAAAAAATTCCCGAAGGGGAAGATCGGCTGCGCTATGTCTGTACTAGCTGCGATACTATTCATTATCAAAACCCACGTATTATTGTCGGCACATTACCGGTCTATGGTGAACAGGTCTTACTCTGCCGCCGCGCTATAGAACCCCGTAAAGGTTTCTGGACCTTGCCCGCAGGGTTTATGGAAAATGGCGAAACCACTCTTGAAGGTGCAGTCAGGGAAAGCTGGGAAGAGGCCCGCGCCAATCTTGGCAATGAAAATCTCTACCGTTTATTTGACCTGCCTTATATCAACCAGGTCTATATGTTTTACCGGGCCGATTTGGCCGACCTGAACTTCTCAGCTGGGCCTGAGAGCCTGGATGTTGCGCTATTTGATGAAGCCGATATTCCATGGGATGAAATTGCCTTTCCTGTGGTGGCAGATACTCTGAGAGAGTTTTTTGAAGATAGAAAGCAAGGGGTTTATCCAGTCAGGGTATCCAATACCGAGCCTGTCTGGCATAAAGAGAAGAGTTAG
- the rmuC gene encoding DNA recombination protein RmuC, producing MELTSPLVIVFIAIAGIGLGALVMALLGKSRQAELLQQHQQEQQQGQQQAAELKTQLLVLESQAEAKAEQLGKAEAELSSRDHALAASQQQLSEQGAQMAALRTELQQQRESAEDKIKTLEETRQQLSREFELLANRIFDEKTERFNKNSKSTLDTALTPLREQLKDFKQKVEDVYDKDSKERVSLSAELGQLKQLNQQMSADALNLTNALKGDNKAQGNWGEVILERVLEESGLHKGREYETQVSLKAGEGRTQQPDVIVRLPENKDLIIDSKVSLVHYERYCNGEDHSDREQALKDHIASVRAHIKGLSIKNYEGLEGLRTLDFVLIFIPIESAFMAAFEHDQAMFKEAYEKNIIVVGPTTLLATLRTIQSIWRYERQNKNAEEIARQAGAMHDKFAGFITDLDKIQDHLERAGQAHQSAMNKLKTGKGNLVGSTQRLEKLGAKVKKSLPDSVNLLELEADTEIESDPE from the coding sequence GTGGAACTCACGTCACCATTAGTTATAGTGTTTATCGCCATTGCCGGTATCGGACTTGGCGCTCTGGTTATGGCCTTGCTGGGCAAAAGCCGTCAGGCTGAATTATTGCAGCAGCACCAGCAGGAGCAACAGCAAGGCCAGCAGCAAGCCGCGGAACTTAAAACCCAGCTATTAGTGCTGGAAAGTCAGGCTGAAGCTAAAGCAGAACAGCTGGGTAAAGCTGAGGCTGAACTCAGTAGCCGGGACCATGCGCTGGCAGCATCGCAGCAGCAACTCTCGGAGCAGGGCGCACAAATGGCGGCTTTGCGCACAGAGTTGCAGCAACAGCGTGAATCCGCCGAGGATAAAATCAAAACCCTTGAAGAAACCCGGCAGCAACTAAGCCGTGAATTTGAGCTGCTGGCCAACCGTATCTTTGACGAGAAAACCGAGCGCTTTAATAAAAATAGCAAATCTACCTTAGATACTGCGCTCACCCCACTGCGGGAGCAGCTAAAAGATTTTAAGCAGAAAGTAGAAGATGTTTACGATAAAGACAGTAAAGAGCGGGTCTCCCTATCCGCTGAATTAGGCCAGTTAAAACAGCTTAACCAACAAATGAGCGCCGATGCGCTTAACCTGACTAATGCCCTTAAAGGTGATAATAAAGCCCAGGGAAACTGGGGTGAGGTGATTCTTGAGCGCGTACTGGAAGAATCTGGGCTGCATAAGGGCAGGGAATATGAAACCCAGGTCAGCCTGAAGGCCGGTGAAGGGCGCACCCAGCAGCCGGATGTGATTGTGCGCTTGCCAGAGAATAAAGACCTGATTATCGATTCCAAGGTTTCGCTGGTTCATTACGAGCGCTACTGCAATGGCGAAGACCACAGCGATCGGGAGCAGGCACTAAAAGACCATATCGCCTCTGTCCGGGCGCATATCAAAGGCTTAAGTATTAAAAACTACGAGGGGCTTGAAGGTTTAAGAACACTGGATTTTGTATTGATTTTTATTCCGATAGAATCCGCTTTTATGGCCGCGTTTGAGCATGATCAGGCGATGTTTAAAGAAGCCTATGAAAAAAATATTATCGTGGTAGGGCCCACCACCTTATTAGCAACCTTAAGAACTATACAAAGTATCTGGCGCTATGAGCGGCAAAATAAAAATGCTGAAGAAATTGCCCGTCAGGCGGGTGCCATGCATGATAAATTTGCCGGTTTTATTACAGATCTCGATAAAATACAAGACCACCTTGAGCGCGCAGGGCAGGCGCATCAAAGTGCTATGAATAAATTAAAAACAGGCAAGGGCAATTTGGTAGGCAGTACCCAACGGCTGGAAAAGCTGGGCGCCAAGGTAAAAAAATCTCTACCTGATTCGGTTAACTTGCTAGAACTGGAAGCAGATACTGAAATAGAAAGTGATCCAGAATAG
- the moaE gene encoding molybdopterin synthase catalytic subunit MoaE produces the protein MSANFSVSVQQQDFDVSAELALLRQQSHEVGAIANFVGVVRDINDDQKVATLELEHYPGMTEKSISDIMAQATERWQLLGGRVIHRIGKLAPGDQIVLVAVSSQHRGEAFAACEFIMDYLKTRAPFWKKELTPDGERWVDARDSDHCAADRWRE, from the coding sequence ATGAGCGCAAATTTCTCAGTCAGTGTGCAACAGCAAGACTTTGATGTCAGTGCCGAACTGGCTTTGCTACGCCAGCAGAGCCACGAGGTGGGTGCCATTGCCAATTTTGTTGGGGTGGTCAGGGATATAAACGACGATCAAAAAGTCGCCACTCTGGAGTTGGAACATTACCCGGGTATGACGGAAAAGAGTATCAGCGATATTATGGCCCAGGCCACTGAACGCTGGCAGCTATTGGGTGGCAGGGTGATTCACCGCATTGGCAAGTTAGCGCCCGGGGACCAGATTGTATTGGTGGCGGTCAGCAGTCAGCACCGTGGCGAAGCCTTTGCGGCCTGTGAGTTTATTATGGATTACCTGAAAACCCGGGCTCCATTCTGGAAAAAAGAACTGACCCCGGATGGTGAGCGCTGGGTGGATGCCCGGGATTCCGATCACTGCGCCGCAGACCGCTGGCGCGAGTAG
- the moaD gene encoding molybdopterin converting factor subunit 1 — translation MVTVLFFARIREQLGVDRLSMALPYQPISLSQFKQHLVDSHNPDWSNILMADNVIKAVNQDVVDDNHSLTEGDEIAFFPPVTGG, via the coding sequence ATGGTCACTGTATTATTTTTTGCCCGTATTCGTGAGCAGCTAGGGGTTGACCGCCTGTCGATGGCATTGCCTTATCAGCCAATTTCCCTAAGCCAGTTTAAGCAGCATCTCGTCGACAGTCATAACCCGGATTGGTCCAATATTCTTATGGCAGACAATGTTATCAAGGCGGTTAATCAGGACGTTGTTGACGATAACCATAGCTTAACTGAAGGGGATGAAATTGCTTTTTTTCCTCCGGTAACCGGTGGCTAG
- a CDS encoding bifunctional serine/threonine-protein kinase/formylglycine-generating enzyme family protein: protein MAIPGYRILRKIRQGGMSTVYLAIQQSVDREVAIKVMSPSLSSDPSFGSRFYREAKIVGQLSHHNIVSIYDVGNHKHYNYIAMDYLPGAPLQDRLDEGVSTEEAIKVVREMASALHYAHEAGYIHRDIKPDNILFRQDGSAVLCDFGIAKALKGNVKMTNFGAVLGTPNYMSPEQAQGKELDGRADIYSLGVVFYEMLTGQVPFNGDDPVAVAVKHMTSPIPKLPSDKKAFQPIIEKMMDKKANARYQTGQEVMTALDELEQSIQSRGADHLTQTGSTTMQVVGIASALVGTLITTISLSIKRLMLTNIKFSNTPVQLSRKQMEDLDTFILDNGDGDLPEELGDMPLIQDTIEQPAIRPRTHWIYWVVAVVSLGLIAFIYLDEQHPDTLREAYIKANHQQITPSSSIEDTIENTDDSLEKTIEAAPTATTVTEEPEVLAAKPKEIINYALTIKTTPSDATIRLLNIKPAYKAGIKLPPGAYHIQVSAEDYFPKKIWLRINNKNISRQVKLKPTRRLLTAGTVINDKLSDGSEGPNMVVLPRLNQAIAISQQEVTFQQYDLFASQTQRSLPKDYDWGRDQRPVVGINYNDAQAYAQWLSEQTGQHYRLPTKEEWQRAAAGGKDTTYWWGDKAQSKMANCKRGCKSQYSKLFSTQTAPVASYAANPYGVYDTAGNVAEWLNGCVEWQDAEGSLCKSALVAGGSHQDTIKLLVSTSTKTTAAGQGSKTVGLRLLLEL from the coding sequence ATGGCGATTCCAGGGTATCGCATACTGCGAAAAATTCGCCAAGGTGGCATGTCGACGGTGTATTTGGCCATCCAGCAGAGCGTCGATCGCGAAGTGGCGATCAAGGTCATGTCCCCCAGCCTGAGTAGTGACCCCAGTTTTGGCAGCCGCTTTTATCGGGAGGCCAAAATTGTTGGCCAACTGTCCCATCACAATATCGTCTCTATCTACGATGTCGGCAACCATAAACACTATAACTATATTGCGATGGATTACCTGCCAGGAGCTCCATTGCAAGACCGCCTGGATGAAGGCGTTAGTACTGAAGAGGCGATCAAAGTTGTTCGAGAAATGGCCTCTGCCCTGCACTATGCCCATGAAGCTGGTTATATCCACCGGGATATCAAGCCGGACAATATTCTATTTCGTCAGGATGGCTCTGCGGTGCTCTGTGACTTTGGTATTGCCAAGGCCTTAAAGGGCAATGTCAAAATGACGAACTTTGGCGCAGTACTTGGCACCCCCAATTATATGAGCCCGGAACAAGCCCAGGGTAAAGAATTGGATGGCCGGGCGGATATTTATAGCCTGGGCGTGGTCTTTTATGAAATGCTAACCGGCCAGGTACCTTTTAACGGTGACGACCCTGTTGCGGTTGCCGTTAAACATATGACCTCCCCTATTCCTAAACTGCCGTCGGATAAAAAAGCCTTCCAGCCCATTATTGAAAAAATGATGGATAAAAAAGCCAACGCCCGATACCAAACGGGACAAGAAGTAATGACCGCTTTAGATGAACTTGAGCAGAGCATTCAAAGTCGCGGCGCTGACCATTTGACCCAAACTGGCTCAACGACGATGCAGGTTGTCGGTATAGCCAGCGCGCTGGTTGGCACCCTGATTACCACCATTAGCTTATCGATTAAGCGGCTCATGCTGACCAATATTAAATTTTCCAATACGCCCGTGCAGCTAAGCCGCAAGCAAATGGAAGATCTCGATACCTTTATCCTCGATAACGGCGACGGTGACTTACCGGAAGAGCTGGGTGATATGCCCTTGATTCAAGATACTATTGAGCAGCCTGCTATCCGCCCCCGCACCCACTGGATTTACTGGGTAGTGGCTGTGGTCAGTTTGGGACTGATTGCTTTTATTTATTTAGATGAGCAACATCCGGACACATTACGCGAAGCTTATATTAAGGCCAATCACCAACAGATTACTCCTTCATCCTCAATCGAAGACACGATAGAAAACACCGATGACTCTCTGGAAAAAACTATAGAAGCCGCACCAACAGCCACAACAGTAACTGAAGAACCAGAGGTCTTGGCAGCAAAGCCCAAAGAAATCATTAACTACGCCTTAACTATTAAGACCACGCCCAGCGATGCCACTATTCGTCTGCTGAATATTAAACCTGCTTATAAAGCCGGTATAAAATTGCCACCGGGCGCTTATCATATTCAGGTAAGCGCGGAAGATTATTTTCCAAAAAAAATCTGGCTGCGTATTAACAATAAAAATATTAGTCGTCAGGTTAAGCTAAAACCGACACGCCGATTATTAACAGCGGGAACAGTGATTAACGATAAACTTAGCGATGGCAGCGAGGGACCTAACATGGTTGTTCTGCCGCGACTAAATCAGGCCATTGCCATCAGTCAACAGGAAGTCACCTTTCAACAGTACGACCTATTTGCCAGCCAAACCCAGCGCAGTCTGCCTAAAGATTATGACTGGGGCCGAGATCAGCGCCCGGTTGTGGGTATAAATTATAACGACGCCCAAGCCTATGCCCAATGGCTTAGCGAACAAACCGGGCAGCACTACCGTCTGCCCACCAAAGAAGAATGGCAGCGTGCCGCGGCAGGGGGTAAGGACACAACTTACTGGTGGGGCGATAAAGCACAGAGCAAAATGGCCAATTGTAAGCGAGGCTGTAAAAGCCAATACAGCAAACTATTTAGCACTCAGACAGCGCCTGTGGCCAGCTATGCTGCCAACCCCTATGGTGTCTATGATACTGCGGGCAATGTGGCCGAGTGGCTAAATGGCTGTGTTGAATGGCAAGATGCTGAGGGCAGCCTGTGTAAAAGTGCGCTAGTCGCTGGCGGCTCCCATCAAGACACTATCAAACTGTTAGTCAGCACTTCTACTAAAACAACCGCTGCTGGGCAAGGCAGTAAAACGGTGGGGCTAAGACTGCTGTTGGAATTGTAG
- the aroC gene encoding chorismate synthase, whose protein sequence is MSGNTIGKLFTVTSFGESHGKALGAIVDGCPPGLAITEEDLQVDLDRRKPGTSKFTTQRREGDEVKILSGVFEGKTTGTSIGLLIENTDQRSKDYSKIKDRFRPMHADYTYAHKYGDRDYRGGGRSSARETAMRVAAGAIAKKYLQQQGIEVRGYLSQLGPIKAEKLDWDVVETNPFFCPDADKVPEMETYMNALRKSGDSVGAKITVVATGMPPGLGEPVFDRLDADIAHALMGINAVKGVEIGAGFDCVDAVGSEHRDEITPQGFTSNNAGGVLGGISSGQDIVAHMALKPTSSVLIPGETIDIDGNSTEVITTGRHDPCVGIRATPIAEAMLAITLMDHLLRHRGQNADVQCSTPVIPASAP, encoded by the coding sequence ATGTCAGGAAATACCATCGGCAAGCTCTTTACTGTCACCAGCTTTGGCGAAAGCCACGGTAAAGCCCTGGGCGCTATCGTTGATGGCTGCCCTCCGGGTTTGGCTATTACCGAAGAAGACCTGCAGGTCGACCTTGATCGACGCAAACCGGGTACCTCCAAATTTACCACCCAGCGTCGTGAAGGGGATGAAGTAAAAATCCTGTCCGGGGTATTTGAAGGTAAAACCACCGGCACATCTATTGGCCTGTTAATTGAAAATACCGACCAGCGTTCCAAAGACTATTCCAAAATTAAAGACCGTTTCCGCCCCATGCATGCGGACTACACCTATGCCCATAAATACGGTGACCGCGACTACCGCGGTGGTGGTCGCTCCTCTGCCCGTGAAACCGCTATGCGGGTTGCCGCAGGTGCTATTGCCAAAAAATATTTACAGCAGCAGGGCATAGAGGTGCGCGGTTATCTATCTCAGTTGGGCCCCATCAAAGCTGAAAAATTGGATTGGGATGTGGTAGAAACCAACCCTTTCTTCTGCCCGGATGCGGACAAAGTGCCGGAAATGGAAACCTATATGAATGCCCTGCGTAAAAGTGGCGATTCGGTAGGCGCAAAAATTACGGTAGTTGCTACCGGTATGCCGCCGGGTTTAGGTGAGCCAGTGTTTGATCGTCTGGATGCAGATATTGCCCATGCTCTAATGGGGATCAATGCCGTTAAAGGTGTAGAAATTGGCGCTGGCTTTGATTGTGTGGATGCCGTGGGCAGTGAGCACCGTGATGAAATTACCCCTCAGGGCTTTACCTCCAATAACGCGGGAGGCGTACTGGGTGGTATTTCCAGTGGTCAGGATATTGTTGCCCATATGGCGCTAAAGCCAACCTCCAGCGTTTTGATTCCCGGAGAAACTATTGATATTGACGGCAACTCAACCGAGGTGATTACTACCGGTCGCCACGACCCCTGTGTCGGTATTCGCGCCACACCGATTGCCGAAGCGATGCTGGCCATTACCTTAATGGATCACCTGTTACGCCACCGCGGTCAAAATGCCGATGTACAGTGTTCTACCCCGGTTATTCCCGCTAGCGCACCCTAG
- a CDS encoding FHA domain-containing protein has product MFKLQFKENPNRSIWLVGEKICLGGDKTNDLVLDGLGIDDFHAQILIASDHLILKSQAGSCYVNELPVDGEYQLAANDELRIGKERLLIIDPKQMQDAQLSPTDRVEPQQQEVSGWSLLAEHDKLKSRDFAINGRCVIGRSKDCEFSIPYKLLSREHAALYLEDGQLMVADLGAANGCYVNGNRVEQASLKAGDKVAFAKLAFTVLGPEEEVEEEAPSLSDEQMNKTMIRPAIDMDVALQRAEEQSRKQGDLSVEIDIAEPAAEPATVSSDGDKSKGRLIVLACVVFAALAAGWWLAPTF; this is encoded by the coding sequence ATGTTCAAATTACAGTTTAAGGAAAACCCCAACCGCAGTATTTGGCTGGTGGGGGAGAAAATCTGTCTTGGCGGTGACAAAACTAACGACTTGGTGCTGGATGGCCTGGGTATTGATGACTTCCATGCACAAATCCTGATTGCCAGCGACCACCTGATTTTAAAAAGTCAGGCGGGCAGTTGTTATGTGAATGAATTGCCCGTTGATGGTGAGTATCAGTTGGCCGCCAATGACGAATTAAGAATCGGCAAGGAACGGTTGCTGATTATTGATCCCAAGCAGATGCAGGATGCTCAATTAAGCCCGACAGATAGAGTAGAGCCTCAGCAGCAAGAGGTTTCAGGTTGGTCGCTGCTGGCCGAGCACGACAAATTGAAAAGCCGGGACTTTGCCATTAATGGCCGCTGTGTCATTGGGCGTTCGAAAGATTGCGAGTTTTCTATCCCTTATAAATTATTATCCCGTGAGCATGCCGCCCTGTACCTTGAGGACGGGCAGTTGATGGTGGCGGATTTAGGCGCCGCTAATGGCTGCTATGTTAATGGCAATCGTGTTGAGCAGGCCAGCTTAAAGGCCGGTGATAAAGTGGCTTTTGCCAAACTGGCTTTTACTGTGCTTGGCCCTGAAGAAGAGGTGGAGGAAGAAGCTCCCAGCTTAAGCGACGAGCAAATGAATAAAACCATGATTCGTCCTGCCATTGATATGGACGTGGCGTTACAGCGGGCGGAAGAACAGAGCCGAAAACAGGGCGACCTTTCTGTTGAGATTGATATAGCCGAGCCCGCAGCTGAGCCCGCAACCGTGTCATCAGACGGCGACAAGAGCAAAGGCCGCCTGATAGTGCTGGCCTGTGTAGTATTTGCCGCTTTGGCTGCGGGGTGGTGGTTGGCCCCGACTTTTTAG
- the bcp gene encoding thioredoxin-dependent thiol peroxidase → MAHPKIGNMAPAFSLQDQDGNKVSLKDFKGKKNVVLYFYPKAMTPGCITQACGIRDSKKAFAKLDTVVLGVSPDPVKKLQGFIEKKELNFTLLSDEDHAIADKYGCWGMKKFMGREFMGLIRTTFIIGKDGRLLKVMDKFKTKTHHDDVLAELGELL, encoded by the coding sequence GTGGCACATCCAAAAATCGGTAATATGGCCCCCGCCTTTTCACTGCAAGATCAAGACGGTAATAAAGTCAGCCTAAAAGACTTTAAAGGCAAAAAGAATGTCGTTTTATATTTCTACCCTAAAGCCATGACACCTGGCTGTATTACTCAGGCTTGCGGTATTCGCGATAGCAAAAAAGCCTTTGCGAAGTTGGATACCGTTGTATTAGGCGTAAGCCCCGACCCGGTTAAAAAACTACAGGGCTTTATTGAAAAGAAAGAACTGAATTTCACTCTCTTATCCGATGAAGATCATGCCATCGCCGATAAATACGGTTGCTGGGGTATGAAGAAATTTATGGGTAGAGAGTTTATGGGCCTAATTCGCACCACCTTTATCATTGGTAAGGATGGACGTTTATTAAAGGTGATGGATAAGTTTAAAACCAAAACTCACCATGATGATGTATTAGCTGAGTTGGGTGAGTTGCTATAG
- a CDS encoding HIT family protein: MHQLDDCIFCQIVKGNAPAYKIHEDTLTYTFLDIFPATAGHLLIITKEHFSDIFEASPEALAQVASNSVRISKALEQVIKPDGLGVYQFNKACAGQTVFHYHMHLIPQFEGKDIGIHSKQAGDPDELASLAKTLTAALQ; this comes from the coding sequence ATGCATCAACTCGACGATTGTATTTTTTGCCAAATTGTCAAAGGTAATGCACCGGCTTATAAAATCCATGAAGATACATTGACCTATACCTTCCTGGATATATTTCCCGCTACGGCGGGGCATTTATTGATTATCACCAAAGAACACTTCAGTGATATTTTTGAAGCCTCACCCGAGGCTCTGGCTCAAGTGGCCAGCAATTCAGTCCGGATAAGCAAAGCCCTGGAGCAAGTGATTAAACCTGATGGCTTAGGGGTTTACCAATTTAATAAAGCCTGCGCAGGGCAAACCGTTTTTCATTATCATATGCATTTGATTCCGCAGTTTGAAGGTAAGGATATCGGTATCCATTCAAAGCAGGCGGGTGATCCAGATGAGCTGGCATCGCTGGCCAAAACATTAACCGCTGCACTGCAATAA
- the moaC gene encoding cyclic pyranopterin monophosphate synthase MoaC, which produces MSQLTHINKSGQAEMVDVTEKSVTQREATAEATITMLPETLQLIIDGGHKKGDVFAVARLAGVQAAKKCSDLIPLCHPLMLTSIKLDLEADKANNRVLIRATCKLAGQTGVEMEALTAASVAALTIYDMCKAVDKGMAIGDIRLLEKSGGKSGHWQAQSVSEAE; this is translated from the coding sequence ATGTCACAACTCACCCATATTAATAAATCCGGCCAGGCCGAAATGGTCGACGTTACTGAAAAGTCGGTGACCCAGCGCGAAGCTACCGCTGAAGCTACCATTACCATGCTGCCAGAAACCCTGCAGCTGATTATTGATGGCGGCCATAAAAAAGGCGATGTCTTTGCCGTGGCAAGATTGGCAGGGGTGCAAGCAGCTAAAAAATGCTCTGACCTTATCCCGTTATGCCATCCCTTAATGCTGACCTCTATTAAGCTGGATCTGGAAGCCGATAAAGCCAATAACCGAGTGCTTATTCGTGCTACTTGTAAGCTGGCTGGTCAAACCGGCGTAGAAATGGAAGCCTTAACCGCCGCTTCAGTCGCTGCTCTGACAATTTATGATATGTGTAAAGCGGTCGATAAAGGTATGGCCATTGGTGATATTCGGCTGCTGGAAAAAAGTGGCGGCAAGTCTGGCCACTGGCAAGCGCAATCTGTGAGTGAGGCTGAATAA